From Staphylococcus sp. M0911, a single genomic window includes:
- a CDS encoding threonine/serine exporter family protein, with protein MLFYLFHFTISFISTVLFSIIFNAPRRLLLACGFVGAVAWTIYQFTVDMQFGKVGATFLGSLILGLLSHTMSRRYKRPVIIFIVPGIIPLVPGGAAYEATRFLVSNNYTSAVNTFLEVTLISGAISFGILVAEIIYYLYTRIKQYYGKIKGKSYRKSYNMNNRV; from the coding sequence TTGTTATTTTATTTATTTCACTTCACAATAAGTTTCATTTCCACAGTCCTTTTCTCCATCATATTTAACGCACCTCGTCGATTATTGTTAGCTTGTGGATTTGTCGGTGCAGTTGCGTGGACAATTTATCAATTTACTGTTGATATGCAATTTGGAAAAGTTGGCGCTACATTTTTAGGTAGTTTAATTTTAGGCTTACTCAGTCATACAATGAGTAGACGCTATAAGCGACCTGTTATTATCTTTATCGTACCTGGAATCATTCCACTTGTACCAGGTGGTGCTGCGTATGAGGCAACACGCTTTTTAGTTTCAAATAATTACACTAGTGCTGTAAATACCTTTTTAGAGGTAACCTTGATATCAGGTGCGATTTCTTTTGGTATCCTCGTGGCAGAAATCATCTATTATCTCTACACACGTATCAAGCAGTATTATGGTAAAATTAAAGGTAAATCATATAGAAAATCTTATAATATGAATAATCGAGTTTAA
- a CDS encoding GrpB family protein, translated as MYGHVQPLIKHQNNDYFDTLYQETRTLLFNLLDSPVKYTQHIGGTHHFNYDTEPILDILIGVDNLHDITALDEKRLNYAGFYRLHHSYKKKVMMAKFNNLKDLKQEVRLHIIQLDTPLFEQYQKVDELLSHHKKIANQFATKKEKLLHHIDTIRQYENQKQTIFENIYKQYGHNT; from the coding sequence ATGTACGGTCATGTTCAACCTCTTATTAAACATCAAAATAATGACTATTTCGACACGCTATATCAAGAAACGCGTACGTTATTATTTAACTTGCTAGATTCACCTGTTAAATATACGCAACATATTGGTGGCACTCATCATTTCAATTATGATACAGAACCTATCCTTGACATACTTATTGGCGTAGATAATTTACATGATATTACGGCGCTAGACGAAAAACGATTAAATTATGCTGGGTTTTATCGTTTACACCATTCATATAAAAAGAAAGTCATGATGGCTAAGTTTAATAATCTTAAAGATTTAAAGCAAGAAGTTCGCTTACATATCATTCAATTAGATACACCGTTATTTGAGCAATATCAAAAAGTTGATGAATTATTAAGTCATCATAAGAAGATTGCTAACCAATTTGCGACTAAAAAGGAGAAACTATTGCATCATATTGATACGATAAGACAATATGAAAATCAAAAACAAACTATTTTTGAAAACATTTATAAACAGTATGGTCATAACACATAA
- a CDS encoding glycerate kinase: MKVLVAMDEFNGIISSYQANRYVEEAVASQIEKADIVQVPLFNGRHELMDSVFLWQSGSKYRVAAHDADMNDVEAIYGQTDSGMTIIEGNLFLNGQKPIQERTSFGLGEILNAALDNDAKHIIISLGGIGSFDGGAGMLQALGAKFYDDEANLVDVTKGAHVIKYIRRLDFSGIHPKLAEANIQVMSDFSSRLYGKQSEIMQMYPMLGMTQNEAAEIDNLVWYFSELFKSELRVTIGPIERGGAGGGIAAVLNGLYQAEILTSHELVDQITHLEDLVQQADLIIFGEGLNERDQLLETTTLRIADLTEKHHKTSIAICATDDKFDLFEGKGVTAMFNTFIEMPESYTDFKMGLQIRHYTVQALKLLKTQFDVNK; this comes from the coding sequence ATGAAAGTTTTAGTAGCCATGGACGAATTTAATGGTATTATTTCAAGCTATCAAGCAAACAGATATGTCGAAGAAGCGGTTGCTAGTCAAATTGAAAAGGCTGATATCGTTCAAGTTCCACTATTTAATGGACGACATGAATTAATGGATTCAGTCTTTTTATGGCAATCTGGGAGTAAATATCGAGTTGCGGCTCACGATGCTGACATGAATGATGTAGAAGCGATTTATGGTCAAACAGATAGCGGTATGACAATTATTGAGGGTAATTTATTTTTAAATGGTCAAAAACCAATTCAAGAAAGAACGAGTTTTGGTTTAGGTGAAATTTTAAATGCTGCGTTAGATAATGATGCCAAACACATTATTATCTCGCTTGGTGGCATCGGTAGCTTTGATGGTGGTGCAGGAATGCTTCAAGCATTAGGCGCTAAGTTCTATGATGATGAGGCAAATTTAGTTGATGTGACTAAGGGTGCGCATGTCATTAAATATATTCGACGTCTAGATTTTTCTGGTATCCATCCGAAGCTAGCTGAAGCAAATATTCAAGTGATGTCAGATTTTTCAAGTCGCTTATATGGTAAACAAAGTGAGATTATGCAAATGTATCCAATGCTAGGGATGACACAAAATGAAGCAGCAGAAATTGACAATTTAGTTTGGTACTTTAGTGAATTATTTAAAAGTGAATTACGAGTAACGATTGGTCCTATCGAACGTGGTGGTGCTGGTGGCGGAATTGCTGCAGTTTTAAATGGTTTATATCAAGCGGAAATTTTAACAAGTCATGAACTTGTAGACCAAATTACACATCTGGAAGATTTAGTTCAACAAGCAGATTTAATTATATTTGGTGAAGGTTTAAATGAACGTGACCAATTATTAGAAACGACTACATTACGTATTGCTGATTTAACAGAAAAACATCATAAGACATCTATTGCAATTTGTGCTACAGATGATAAATTTGATTTGTTTGAAGGTAAGGGCGTAACGGCTATGTTCAATACATTTATAGAAATGCCTGAATCATACACAGACTTTAAAATGGGTCTACAAATCAGACATTATACAGTTCAAGCATTAAAATTATTGAAAACACAATTCGATGTGAATAAATAA
- the ytxJ gene encoding bacillithiol system redox-active protein YtxJ: MAIKLSSIDQFEQVLEENKYVFVLKHSETCPISANAYDQFNKFLYERDMDGYYLIVQQERKLSDYIAEKTNVKHESPQAFYFIDGEMKWNASHSDINVSSLAQAEE, encoded by the coding sequence ATGGCTATAAAGCTGAGTTCGATTGACCAGTTTGAACAAGTGTTAGAAGAAAATAAATATGTTTTTGTTTTAAAACATAGCGAAACTTGTCCAATTTCTGCAAATGCGTATGATCAGTTTAATAAATTTTTATATGAACGCGATATGGACGGTTACTATTTAATAGTACAACAGGAGCGCAAATTATCGGACTACATTGCTGAAAAGACAAATGTCAAACATGAATCACCACAAGCATTTTACTTTATAGATGGTGAAATGAAATGGAATGCGTCACACAGTGACATCAATGTTTCGTCATTAGCGCAAGCAGAAGAATAA
- the pepT gene encoding peptidase T, whose translation MKEQIIDRLTRYVKIDTQSDPNSSTTPSTTKQWDLLNLLESELKALGLETDMDSNGYLFATLESNVEYDVPTVGFLAHVDTSPDFNATNVNPQIIEKYDGNPLKLGTTDRILDPKVFPELKQVIGDTLMITDGTSLLGADDKAGVVEIMEGLNYLLQHPEIKHGKIRVGFTPDEEIGRGPHQFDVERFNADFAYTMDGSQLGELQFESFNAAAAKVTCHGVNVHPGSAKNAMINAISLGQQFNSLLPPSEVPERTEGYEGFYHLMNFEGNVEKATLQYIIRDHDKKQFDLRKKRFMEIRDDINSHFEDYPVKVDVEDQYYNMAEKIKPHQHIIDIPTKVFNRLGIEPNTEPIRGGTDGSQLSFMGLPTPNIFTGCGNFHGPFEYASIDVMAKAVQVMVGIAEEVAKSNQ comes from the coding sequence ATGAAAGAACAAATTATCGATAGATTAACGAGATACGTCAAAATAGATACACAATCAGATCCAAATTCAAGTACGACACCATCTACGACAAAACAATGGGATTTATTAAACCTATTGGAAAGTGAGCTTAAAGCATTAGGACTTGAAACAGATATGGATAGCAATGGTTACCTTTTTGCTACATTAGAAAGTAATGTGGAATACGACGTGCCAACGGTTGGTTTCTTAGCTCATGTTGATACATCACCTGATTTTAATGCTACTAATGTTAATCCACAAATTATTGAAAAATATGACGGTAACCCGCTAAAGTTAGGTACGACAGACAGAATTCTAGATCCTAAAGTCTTTCCTGAACTTAAACAAGTCATTGGTGACACATTAATGATTACTGATGGTACTTCTTTGCTAGGTGCTGACGATAAAGCAGGCGTAGTAGAGATTATGGAAGGTCTTAATTATTTACTTCAACACCCAGAAATTAAACATGGTAAAATCCGTGTAGGCTTTACGCCAGACGAAGAAATTGGAAGAGGGCCTCATCAATTTGATGTTGAACGTTTCAATGCTGATTTCGCTTATACTATGGATGGTAGCCAATTAGGAGAGTTACAATTTGAAAGCTTTAATGCTGCTGCAGCAAAAGTGACATGTCACGGTGTTAATGTGCATCCTGGATCAGCTAAAAATGCGATGATTAATGCGATTTCACTTGGCCAACAATTTAATAGTTTATTACCGCCAAGTGAAGTTCCAGAACGTACAGAGGGTTATGAAGGATTTTATCATTTAATGAATTTTGAGGGTAATGTTGAAAAAGCTACATTACAATATATTATTCGAGACCATGATAAAAAACAATTTGATCTACGTAAAAAGCGTTTCATGGAAATACGTGATGATATCAACTCACACTTCGAAGACTATCCAGTCAAAGTGGACGTTGAAGACCAATACTATAATATGGCTGAAAAGATCAAACCACATCAACATATTATAGATATCCCTACAAAAGTATTTAATCGTTTAGGTATCGAGCCTAATACGGAACCTATTCGTGGTGGTACTGATGGATCACAACTCTCATTTATGGGATTACCTACACCTAATATCTTTACTGGTTGTGGCAATTTCCATGGTCCGTTTGAGTATGCTTCCATCGATGTTATGGCAAAGGCCGTACAAGTTATGGTCGGTATCGCAGAAGAAGTTGCAAAATCAAATCAATAA
- the murB gene encoding UDP-N-acetylmuramate dehydrogenase codes for MVNKNDILKGLQEIIPNDIIEVDEPLKKYTYTETGGKADFYLSPTKNEEVQAIVKYANQHNIPVTYLGNGSNIIIREGGIRGIVLSLLSLKHIEVSDDAIIAGSGAAIIDVSRVARDYALTGLEFACGIPGSIGGAVFMNAGAYGGEVKDCIDYALCVNEDGDLIKLTTQELELDYRNSIVQKKHLVVLEAAFTLEPGNLKEIQAKMDDLTERRESKQPLEYPSCGSVFQRPPGHFAGKLIQDSDLQGHRIGGVEVSTKHAGFMVNVDNGTATDYEDLIHYVQQTVKDKFDVELNTEVRIIGEHPDAE; via the coding sequence ATAGTGAATAAAAACGACATTTTAAAAGGTTTGCAAGAAATTATTCCAAACGACATTATTGAAGTAGATGAACCCCTAAAAAAATATACTTATACTGAAACTGGTGGTAAAGCAGATTTTTACTTATCACCTACTAAAAATGAAGAGGTACAAGCCATTGTAAAATATGCAAACCAACATAATATTCCTGTCACATATCTAGGAAACGGTTCGAATATTATTATCCGTGAAGGCGGTATTAGAGGTATCGTATTAAGCTTGTTATCACTTAAACATATCGAAGTATCAGATGATGCCATTATTGCTGGTAGTGGTGCGGCTATTATTGATGTCTCACGTGTTGCAAGAGATTATGCACTTACAGGATTAGAATTTGCATGTGGTATTCCTGGTTCAATCGGTGGCGCCGTTTTCATGAATGCAGGTGCTTATGGTGGCGAAGTTAAAGACTGTATTGATTATGCGTTATGCGTTAATGAAGATGGAGATTTAATTAAATTAACAACACAAGAATTAGAATTAGATTATAGAAATAGTATTGTACAGAAAAAACATCTCGTAGTGTTAGAGGCAGCTTTCACACTAGAACCAGGAAACTTAAAAGAAATACAAGCGAAAATGGATGATTTAACTGAACGTCGTGAATCAAAGCAACCACTTGAGTACCCTTCATGTGGTAGTGTTTTCCAAAGACCACCAGGTCACTTTGCTGGTAAATTAATCCAAGATTCTGATCTACAAGGCCATCGTATTGGCGGTGTAGAAGTTTCTACTAAACACGCTGGATTTATGGTCAATGTAGATAATGGTACTGCGACAGACTATGAAGATTTAATCCATTACGTGCAGCAAACAGTTAAAGATAAATTTGATGTAGAATTAAACACTGAAGTACGAATCATTGGCGAACATCCAGACGCTGAATAA
- a CDS encoding CHY zinc finger protein, producing MTKVYGSMIDNETRCIHYHSFLDIIAIKFKCCDKYYPCYQCHNEHEAHPIQRWSEDEFDQQAIMCGVCKHQMTINDYMMVESCPRCQSHFNHRCKFHYHLYFEI from the coding sequence ATGACTAAGGTCTATGGTTCAATGATTGATAATGAAACAAGATGTATACATTATCACTCTTTTTTAGATATTATTGCTATTAAATTCAAATGTTGTGATAAATACTATCCTTGTTATCAATGTCATAATGAACACGAAGCACACCCTATTCAACGTTGGAGTGAAGATGAATTCGACCAACAAGCCATTATGTGTGGTGTTTGTAAACATCAGATGACAATTAACGATTACATGATGGTCGAATCTTGCCCCAGATGTCAATCCCACTTCAATCATAGATGTAAATTTCATTACCATCTATATTTTGAAATTTAA
- a CDS encoding ABC transporter substrate-binding protein: MKKSILVLIISLVFILAACGNQSNNSQSNSKSKKSDSKDTVKIENNYEAQGKEKDGSDAKKVKETVEVPKNPKNAVVLDYGVLNDMKEMGLSSKVKALPKGEGGKSLPDFLEDFKSDKYINSGNLKQVNFDKVAKAKPEVIFISGRTANQKNLDEFKKAAPKAKIVYMDADNKDVINSMKDNTEKLGKIYDKEDKAKDLTKQLDKKVDTMKNKTSKFDKKVMYLLVNEGELSTFGPGSRFGGLVFDTLGFKPVDKYVSKGPHGQNVNNEYINKNNPDVILAMDRGQVVANNATAKKTLNNKVLKNVKAVKEHKIYELDPKLWYFSSGSTTTTMKQIDELEKVVK, encoded by the coding sequence ATGAAAAAATCAATTTTAGTCTTAATAATATCTTTAGTATTTATATTAGCAGCATGTGGTAATCAATCTAATAATAGTCAATCAAATTCGAAATCGAAGAAAAGTGATTCGAAAGATACTGTTAAAATAGAAAATAACTATGAAGCACAAGGAAAGGAAAAAGATGGCAGTGATGCTAAGAAGGTTAAAGAGACGGTCGAAGTTCCTAAAAACCCCAAAAATGCTGTCGTTTTAGATTATGGTGTATTAAATGATATGAAAGAAATGGGACTTTCAAGTAAAGTTAAAGCATTACCAAAAGGTGAAGGCGGAAAATCTCTACCAGATTTCTTAGAAGATTTTAAATCAGATAAATATATAAACTCTGGTAACTTAAAACAAGTTAATTTCGATAAAGTAGCTAAAGCCAAACCAGAAGTGATTTTTATTTCAGGTAGAACAGCTAATCAGAAAAATTTAGATGAATTTAAAAAAGCTGCACCAAAAGCAAAAATTGTATATATGGATGCGGATAATAAAGATGTTATCAACTCTATGAAGGATAACACTGAAAAATTAGGTAAAATCTACGACAAGGAAGATAAAGCGAAAGATTTAACTAAACAATTAGATAAAAAAGTAGATACAATGAAAAACAAAACATCTAAATTTGATAAGAAAGTGATGTACTTATTAGTAAATGAAGGTGAGTTATCTACATTCGGCCCAGGTTCACGATTTGGTGGATTGGTATTTGATACACTAGGCTTTAAACCAGTTGATAAATATGTAAGTAAAGGCCCGCATGGTCAAAATGTTAATAATGAATATATTAACAAAAATAATCCTGATGTGATTTTAGCTATGGATAGAGGACAGGTTGTAGCAAATAATGCAACAGCTAAGAAGACATTAAACAATAAAGTATTAAAAAATGTTAAAGCTGTAAAAGAACATAAAATTTATGAACTTGACCCTAAACTTTGGTATTTCTCATCTGGTTCAACAACTACAACAATGAAACAAATTGATGAATTAGAAAAAGTAGTAAAATAA
- a CDS encoding ATP-binding cassette domain-containing protein, which produces MIQIQNLNKSIQKKSILKDINVNIEKGKITSLIGPNGAGKSTLLSAITKLMSIDSGTVKIEDKEMSLYRTDELAQKISILKQTNHTDMNITVEQLVNFGRFPYCKSHLKKEDKEQVKYALDLLQLNDIKDRNIKTLSGGQRQRAYIAMTIAQNTEYILLDEPLNNLDMKHSVQIMQTLRTLAQQLDKTIVIVLHDINFASCYSDHIIALKHGELVRAGKNEDVLQTEVLRELYEMDVKVEWVNGQRICLYYDEQILS; this is translated from the coding sequence TTGATCCAAATTCAAAATTTAAATAAATCAATTCAAAAGAAGTCCATATTAAAAGATATCAATGTCAATATCGAAAAGGGGAAGATTACCTCTTTGATAGGGCCTAATGGTGCAGGAAAAAGTACTTTGCTATCTGCAATTACAAAATTAATGAGTATCGATAGTGGCACAGTCAAAATTGAAGATAAAGAAATGTCGCTTTATAGGACGGATGAACTTGCTCAGAAAATTTCAATACTAAAACAAACTAATCACACAGATATGAATATTACTGTAGAGCAATTAGTGAATTTTGGCAGATTTCCTTATTGTAAGAGTCATCTTAAAAAAGAAGATAAAGAGCAAGTTAAATATGCCTTAGATTTATTACAGTTAAACGACATTAAAGATAGGAATATTAAAACTTTGTCCGGTGGTCAGCGTCAGAGAGCATATATCGCTATGACAATTGCACAAAATACTGAGTACATTTTGTTAGATGAGCCATTAAATAATTTAGACATGAAACATTCCGTTCAAATTATGCAGACATTGCGTACATTAGCACAGCAATTAGATAAAACAATCGTTATTGTATTACATGATATTAATTTTGCGTCATGTTATTCAGATCATATTATTGCATTAAAACATGGTGAATTAGTACGTGCTGGAAAAAATGAAGACGTTTTACAAACTGAGGTATTAAGAGAATTATATGAAATGGATGTCAAAGTAGAATGGGTTAATGGACAACGCATATGTCTGTATTACGATGAACAAATTCTTTCATAA
- a CDS encoding EMYY motif lipoprotein — translation MKKIVIIPMIFLLIVALTACSNKTDSDLSHFESKLDEVNNKQDKLEKVMDDINLKELDHLSKTDTTDKNRKEFIQLQDDINKQLIPAFKEYEKSAKQLPAETHDVKVLKAKYLKTVKTKKKSIYDVKEFVDLCNDSIKDNEDILDYTKLFEKNRSQVEKKIKNASNQEDTDQLTSKLESNNKDLKETAQKHLDTSSSNAKSAKKAIKNYISPLIEKQIKDINQTNISDKNVNDARKNAIEMYYSLQNYYDTRIDTIEVGEKISKINVDKLPKEGKDIDRKDKAFNSELKKVKQKND, via the coding sequence ATGAAAAAAATAGTAATTATCCCAATGATATTTTTACTTATTGTTGCTTTAACAGCATGTAGTAATAAAACAGATTCTGATTTAAGCCATTTCGAAAGTAAATTAGATGAAGTTAATAATAAACAAGATAAGCTTGAAAAAGTGATGGATGATATCAATCTAAAAGAATTGGATCATTTAAGTAAGACAGATACAACTGATAAAAATAGAAAGGAATTTATTCAACTTCAAGATGATATAAATAAACAATTAATCCCTGCATTTAAAGAATATGAAAAATCAGCGAAGCAATTACCTGCTGAAACACATGATGTAAAAGTGTTAAAAGCAAAATACCTTAAAACAGTAAAAACAAAGAAAAAGTCGATATATGATGTGAAAGAATTTGTGGATTTATGTAACGATTCAATCAAAGATAATGAAGATATTTTAGATTACACAAAGTTATTTGAAAAAAATCGTTCACAAGTTGAAAAGAAAATCAAAAATGCATCGAACCAAGAAGACACTGATCAGTTAACTTCAAAATTGGAAAGTAATAATAAAGATTTAAAAGAGACAGCTCAAAAGCATCTAGATACATCATCAAGTAATGCGAAATCAGCGAAGAAAGCAATCAAAAATTATATTTCTCCATTAATTGAAAAACAAATTAAAGATATCAATCAAACGAATATATCAGATAAAAATGTTAATGATGCACGTAAAAATGCGATTGAGATGTACTATAGTTTGCAAAATTACTATGACACTCGTATCGATACAATAGAAGTTGGAGAAAAAATTTCTAAAATTAATGTCGATAAGTTACCAAAAGAGGGTAAAGATATAGATAGGAAAGATAAGGCGTTTAATTCGGAATTAAAAAAGGTTAAACAAAAAAACGATTAA